ACATGTGTAAATTGCATACGTGTCGATATTGGAGCAATCTTATGTCCATCACGTGTGCAGAGAATAGCGCGTCGTCTTCTGGCGGAGGGTCGAGCCGCGAATTACGATGAGGCCGAGGTCGCTGCTAGTTTGCTGACCCTTAAGTTCGGGGATGCGGAGGCACTTCAGGCCGCGAAAGAATGCTCCAGTGTGGAATCGGCGCTGGCCTTCTTGCAACAAGAGTGCGAGCTGTGCACCGGTCGTTTCGCGATGAGTCaagtgagttttcaattgtcGCTGAAGCGAGGAATCTGGAAAACTAAAGAACGTGAGAAGTAAAATCTCTCAATTAACTTCGGAAGGAAAACGCGAGGAGCATATcgcgtttttaaatttctgtttgaatttatttatttttgaattttattttacaattttattttctttgtcaaaataattattaagcgtatcgtcattttttaattttacttattttatttattaatttattgatattttttaattagatggtGTCCATGCTGAAGTGCGTGCATCGTTGCTGCAACGATTGCGCGAAGAATTACTTCACCATTCAGATTAGCGACAGGAACATCATGGATGCCGTTTGCCCGTACTGCAAGGAGCCTAATCTCAAGGACGCGAACGAAGACGAAGTTCTTGAGTATTTCAGCAATTTGGACATCCAACTAAAAACTTTGCTGGATCCACCGATTCACGAACTCTTCCAGAGAAAACTCAGAGATCGGACTCTAATGCAAGACCCGAACTTTAAGTGGTGCATTcaggtaattatttaatcacaaTCTAGATATTTATTCtgttttacaaaaacaatGATTTATCATATTCTAGTGTTCGAGTGGATTTTATGCCGATCTTGGCCACAAGCGTTTAATCTGTCCCGACTGCCGATCTGTCACCTGTGCTTTTTGCCGAAAACCggtatatatgaaacattttcatacattcaaaaaaaatgatcttgcgacttcaacaaaaattatatgtttgtaaaaattagctGAGGCAGATAAATGCGCTTAGCAAATACTATgatatgtacatgtattacACTTACTCAATCTAACTAGCAGAagcagaatttataaattctatacGTAACATCCAAAATTCTaccaaatacaaaaattagcagtacattttgattgtaatatcaagaaatgttatattaacaaaaaaattttttgggtgTATAATTTTGATGCTATATATGATTTGCATGATTCTGATAACGCTTGTGTCaaacaagaaaataagaattgttTGAATGCCTCTATTTTCAGTGGGAAAAACAACATGAGGGAATTTCATGCGAAAAATTTGCCGCTTGGAAGGACGAGAATGATCCTGACAATCAAGCTGCGGGTTTGGCCAAACATTTAGCAGACAATGGCATCGACTGTCCTAAATGCAAATTCCGTTATTCTCTGTCTCGAGGAggtaatgataattattatgctttattgcaaaaataattttacgtttattttttctttactgagatactcattattattatttagttcTTAACTTTAAGCGTTTAATGCAATCTACAtttttcacattaaaaaaatgcttctttataaaacttctttccttatattttggaaaaaaaaaaaaaaaaaaaaaaaaaaaaccattattacataaaaattacagaGCATAAATCTCGCAGtggttgtttttattttttaaaaacaatatggTAATGCACGAATTAATGAATGTTGATTCcaaatattatcttaatataCGCGAACCATTTTAAtactacgttttttttttggtctcggatgagatttaaaatatggGGTGAGAtagtttttctaaattattcgATATGCATATCACAGGGAACATTTTTCGAAGCTcgctgaaaaaaaagaaggctCGTGAATTTTTATAGGTTGCATGCATTTCACGTGCAGCCAGTGTAAATATGAGTTTTGCTGCGGTTGCGGCAAGGCTTTCATGATGGGGGCGAAGTGTACGGTCAGCCCTTATTGCGCCAAACTGGGCCTACACGCTCATCATCCGCGCAACTGCTTCTTCTACCTCCGTGACAAGGAACCAGCGCAGCTGCAGCAGCTACTCCGAGAAAACGGCATCGATTACGATACTGAAGGCCCGGTCGGAGAACGCAGATGCAAGGTGCAATTGCAGAAAGAAACACCGACTGGGGTCGTAGACGCCGTGTGTAATTCTGACGTCGTCGAAGGCCACGCTGGTTTGTGCAGGTAAGCTAAGGTCTATTGTGGTGAACGGTAGTCAGTGTTCCTAATCATTCCTGATAAGACGTCCTAGACACGTCTTTTAAAGtctatttgtaaaataaaaactaaattaatattaaattaatattaaaaagctaaataagatataaatttgaaactcTACCTCATTAccctgtttaaaaaattgatagaagtagatttaaaatttattgaatttttatctaattttatggtaaagttatcattttaataagaCTCACATTTGAGCAATAATAGAAAAACTCTATTTCTatcatttcttatttatttataacagttattttacttaattagttaaataataatctgaaagtatatattttttctacacaATTTGTCCagttatgtaatttaatctgAAAATTACTCACAGTACGCAAGAaccattaaaataacattattgatttcaaaattaaaaaatattgatttcatgtgtattttttgaatgttttaaaatgattttgtaataaatatttcaaaaagattatttgatatatGCTTTTtccgaaatattattaaaatgttttaaaaatatgatcaccaatttataatcatagtttatttattacacaacattatatacaacatATAAAAACGTTGATGCAACATATAGTAtgactatatataaaaattagattggGTGAGATTCGTTTTTAGTAGatgtttttatcagtattaatcaatacaatgtttaatttataaaacataaaggGATGTCTATAAAGGGATTAAGAGACCTCTGCCAATATTAGTGATTTCTtctactattatatattaaaaatgataattttaaatatatgtaaaagaaatattaattaatattaattacattatataaaaaacacaaaataaagtattgcataatacgtaaaatataCGTAAACTGAAAACATAACACATAACAGAATAATTGAtgattactaaattatatGCCAAATAGTACTTAAAAACGATAACAAATCTGATATTTATGAATCAAAAGCATTATACAGATCTTTTCTCATCTAATTCTGTCGGATCTTTTAAGCAGGGTACCGTTTCATCAATTACAAATCGCAACAGGTTGCTGGGAACTCTTATAGAAATTATCCAGGCGAGATTACAAACATTGAAATAtgtatctcttttctttttcacaaATAGCCGAGAtcatttttatggaaatagtCACGTAATCATCAAATAAAGTTTACCTCGGCGATTCTTCGAAATCAAAACCTCCAGTATTGCCAGAAAAGATTTCTAAATAGTGCATTCCGCGACGCGTTTGCCGATCGGCGTTAGAATTTCGCTCACGCGCGAGTATATTGAGGAGGAAGATACtgatcatcatcatcatcgctCCCAATCTCGCAGAAATCGAAAAGCCGTCACCCTTCGCTGTCCTATCCTCAACCCCCTACAAACCCCGTCTCCCCCCTTCCGCCCAGTCGATCGCTAACGAGAGTATCCTCCGTGTATCTCCCAGGATTCATTACGTCGAGTATCTAGTTCGAAAGATCCGTTTGAAGCAGCTGGAACCGCTGCCCTTGCTAAACGTGGACGATCTCGAAACGTGCGTGCGACGCGCCGGGCTGAGACTGCCCGCGAACTGGTACGGGCGCGACCCGGAGCATTACAGGAACGACCTGGTCGAGGTAAAGCGCAACAAGCTGCACCGGGGAAAGGGGTGGCACCGCGTGTCGTGAGCGTGCCTGACTAAAATCTCTGGGTACTTTTCCCCCGCAGGCAGCACTACGTTGAGTACTTGGCGGGCCTGGTGCTCAAGGGCAGGCTGGACCCGGTGGCGATCTTTGACTTGAACGACGCCAAGCAAGAGTTGCGCCGACGGGGAAAAGTTCCCCCTGCGAAGGACCAGGAAATGTCCGAGCGGGATTACCTCGAGGCTTGCATTCAGGTGACTAACACGATTCCTCCTCTTCATCGTcatcttcctcctcctcttcctcctcctcctcctccgtcGCCGGCACTGGCGGCCTTCTTCCTCCGGTTCTTCTGCCTGCGATGCCTCCTCGCACACCTCCTGCCGCGACCCACTGACCGAATTAACACGATAGTTGCATGAAGGTAGAATTCCCGTGTGCGCGAAGCATTCCGGAGCCGAAAACCGTAAAAGTGAATAGATCGCCATGAATGCGACGCTGTCGAACGACCGCACTTTGCACTGTCGACAAAACTGTTAAGACTTATATTCCCTTCGAGCGCACTGGGAATAATAGATGAGCTGGAAATGATTGATGAAGAAACCTATTCTGAGGTTTCTAAATGAGACTCGATTCACAATTTATGTAACACGTGGAAATGTGTCCTGCATATTTCAAAAATGCTTTCTTAATTCTGTTCTTTTGCAAGATGAAATTTTACTTCAGTCCGCTGGAGTAAAAATTTCGAGAGAAATGATTTGATAatgaataaaagttaaaatgcgttgcaaaaaacatttttatatttcatattcagAATTCAACCAATTAACTTGATGTCAAATGTAATAAGTATAAACAGTATGATTAgagataattgtaatttttcaaaaatttttatatcgaaatttctatttttaattttagtattagGATCCGTGatttaattacgttaattttaattaattaatccatCTTTCTgtgtaagtttaaaataataattattgattgaTCTGAAACGATTGAATTTACATCTTTGcacaatttcattaaaatatttaaatcccgATGAAGTACGCGTTATGTATTCGGACTTATTATACGAAACGTATGGATTGAACTGAATACGTTTTATTCATTTCGTTCgtcaattttttgataataattctatCTCCTGAAAATTGAGAGAATTCTATCGAATGTGCGTTGTGCTTATATGCGCTATTTAAAgcgaaaataaaactttaatgtcAGACATCGTGGATCCGCGCGGCCGTTCGCAGCTTCCCCACTGCGTAAATAACGATTTCCCTATCCTGTGTGTGAGCTGCCTTTTTTATGCGGATATCGAAGTAAATAAGGTATATACGAGCGAGGTATGTGCCGCGggaatacattaaaattctaCAACTTCGCCGTGCATAAAGTATACTCCGATGTTGCAGGTCGTAAAGCAGGAGATTCCACTGGAGTGACTTGTGCGGAGAGGAGAATCtcggggaaagaaaaaaaaagggggaaaagCGGACGCGCGACGTATCCGAAGCCATAAGCGACACAGACGATCGTATATACTGtatgatgtatttattttatttgcatggACCATAAGCCCACAAAGTGAAAATAATGTAGGACCACGGAACGGGGATAGAATGCAATACGGGCCGTTCTCGCCTAGTTTATAATGCCGAAAACTGGTTTACTTTTCGGTGGCGTGATGCgatttatatgttaattcGACGTCCCGTTCGCGAACATTCGCAAATATTCGGCGAGAAGAAACAGTGTGTTCATGTCTACGCGTTCTACTTGTTAACAATTAAAGATCAAACGTttctttactatttgataataGGATAGAGTAATTATTATGATGTTATAAAACTAATTGTTTggagatatatttatttctgctTTATATTGCTGTTTTCCAAGAAAtagacaatttaatttaaaaaaagttgcaGCATTCGTGAATTTTTCCTTTCCAATTTTAATCAGTAAGAACCGTCACAACGAAAAGTTCTAATATGTCTAAAATCAAGATGTAAGAATTTTGATGAAAGATTAAATCATTAAAGTCTTAAAGATGCTTTTGAACATTGTGTCCAGAATATTTATAACCGTTGCTTGAATCTTATCTTCTGAATGTTAAGTGAGATACTTGTATTGAAAATTCATGTTTTGAATTGCACGTGATTCAATAAGTCatgttttaattagaaaataactaaaattggCTCCACAGCTTATGCTTAGATGCTCATGTAGAGCAAGTTGATTTAGTTTgtcattttaatatcaaaatgatATCTTTGAAGACATTTTGATGATAATGTCAGTTCAGTACCTAGAACTGACTTTAATAAgaactatattaataatggaaaatgttttatgaacGAAATGTTTTATGAACGAATGTATCGATCCATACATTcacctttatatttttatctattaatatCTTAGAGATAAGACATTGctctaaatttgaaattttaattatatatctaacAATTGAGTTaggacatttattttaaattatttgttaaaaaatattatgtattaaatatccaaaaatatttacaatatatacatattgcaatatataaatattaacgtttttttcaatatagttCGGATAGAAAACTGTGCAAGTTTTTTCTTGTTGTAGGTGTTGCCGTCTTGTTCTCCATGATACGTTTTAAACGctttatattcaatttcttGGGTTTTTTAGGAGAAGTAGATAACTTCTTGTtacttgatattattttaggCATGACTACAGATGACATTATAGGCGTTTTACTATTGTCCCTCTTGTTCAATTGCGATACAGGTGTACAACCCGAGATATTTAAACCAGCAGTTTTATCTTtgtgtttcttctttttctttttacttcgATTACTTTGTGGTGTCTCTGTCTGTGAAATATTCAACTCAACTGACTTCAAGCGGGCTTTCTTCCTGAACGGTAATTTGGTGTTCTTGGAGCAGACAGAACATGTAATGACCAACCTGTTCATCTCATTTTTCATAGATTTCTGCACCAAAGTCGCACGAACCTTTGGAATCCTTTGACCTGGATTTTCATTCACGTACCGCATGATCTTTTTCACcgatttagatatttttttgccACTCGATATCCGAACTTGGTGATCCATCGTATTCCAAAGTGATCCGCAATGTGAACATGTTACCAATGGTCCAAAATTCTGCTGTGGCAGCTGCACAATGTTGCTgagatttttacatttttgcctgaaaacattttaataaaaattaaaaatgttaaataaattcactgataattatatcaatttaaatgtaaattaatcaatCTCTCTTTCTAGAttgtttgaatttatattgaatatgaATTATCAAGATGTGACTGCAAAATTACTCTTGAcgcgaattattttaatttaaatatatctgaaAATATCTAACGgcaataacaataaatgttgaaatatCATTCGTTAAGATGAGTGAATATCTCTTCgtatttaattgcaaataatgTCATTGAGAAGCGTGCGAgaaattacatgtaatgtaaCTGTAAGTCCATGATCAACGGTATACTCTTCAGCCTCGTCATGAACTGATTGACATTCCACAAATGTTTAACGGTCTCCAtgattattctaaattttagaaTCTAAAACGTCGACGCAAATATTTCTCCCGTATTCACGTTTTTACTGGCCTACAACACACCGATTGTTCCAGCAAAACAAATCGCGAGAAGGTTCGACCGCATGATCCCCACGTGTTTCCCCGTTCCGAATCGTTAAAAGGCGACACAACG
This sequence is a window from Monomorium pharaonis isolate MP-MQ-018 chromosome 3, ASM1337386v2, whole genome shotgun sequence. Protein-coding genes within it:
- the LOC105839705 gene encoding uncharacterized protein LOC105839705, which encodes METVKHLWNVNQFMTRLKSIPLIMDLQLHYMQKCKNLSNIVQLPQQNFGPLVTCSHCGSLWNTMDHQVRISSGKKISKSVKKIMRYVNENPGQRIPKVRATLVQKSMKNEMNRLVITCSVCSKNTKLPFRKKARLKSVELNISQTETPQSNRSKKKKKKHKDKTAGLNISGCTPVSQLNKRDNSKTPIMSSVVMPKIISSNKKLSTSPKKPKKLNIKRLKRIMENKTATPTTRKNLHSFLSELY